Sequence from the Natronomonas marina genome:
TCGAAAGGGACACTGACGACCAAGAGAACCGAGAGACGGGTACCGTACGCCCGAGAACTTATCTGTGCGACACACGTCGCACACGATATGAGCACGGACACCGACGGCGCCGGCGACGGGGACCGGATGGAAAAGATCGACGTCCGCGTTCCGGCCGCCGTCCTCGAGGCTATCGACGAGGAGTACGGCCGGCGCGGATACGCCTCGCGGTCGGAAGCGATCCGCGACGCCCTCCGTGACTGGTTGAATCCGTCGCCCGAACTGTCCGACGGGATTCTCGACGACCTCGCGGAGAGCCGGGAGCAGCGGGAGCGGGGCGAGACGGTGTCGGCCGCCGAGGCCCGCGAACGGCTCGGCCTCGACGACGACGCCGAGGAATGACGGATGTCGAATACACCGAACAGGCCCTCGAGCACCTTGAGAGCCTGGAGAACCACGTCGCCGACCGGGTGCTGAACAAGGTCGACGAGGCGACCGAGTGGACCGAACACCGCTTGGAACGCCTCTCGGGGTATCCCTACTACAAATTACGCGCCGGCGACTATCGGGCAATAATCACCTGGGACCGCGAGGAGGACGTCCTCGTAGTCGAGGCGGTCGGCCATCGGCGGAACGTGTACGACCGACACCTACCGCCCTGATTCCAGAGGGGACGTCGAAGATACAGCCCGCCAGTTCGTCACGCCGACGCCGTCACCTCCGGAGTCGGGAAGTTCTCGCGTGCTGCGTTCGCCCTTCCAATCCGGCAGGCAGTGCGACGGCGGTTACGTCGCACCGGAAACCGACGGGTCACAGTCCGAGGAACTCGCGGACGCCGTCCGCGTCCCGGCAGTTGAGGATGTCGCCCGGTTCACACCACCCCCGGCGGGCGGTGTGGACGCCGTACCGCATGTACTCGTACTCGGCAGGGCGGTGGGCGTCGGTGTTGACGCTGATCGTCGCGCCGGCCTCGACGGCGACCTTCGCGTGACTGGAACGGAGGTCCAGCCGGTGGGGGTTGGCGTTTATCTCGAGGGCGACGCCGTGGTCGGCGGCCGCCGCCGCGACCTGCTCGACGTCGAGGTCGATGCCCGGCCGCTGGTTCAGCATTCGGCCGGTCGGATGGCCGACGACGTCGACCTCGGGGTGTTCGATGGCCGCGAGGAGGCGGTCGGTGCCGTCGCCGTCGAGGTCGCTGTGCGGCGAGGCGACGACCAGGTCGAGGGCCGCCAGCACGTCGTCGCCGACGGAGACCGAGCCGTCGGCGCCGACGTTGGCCTCGACGCCGGCGAAGACGTCGACGTCGGTCTCCTCGTCGACGGCCCGGACCGCCTCGAGTTGCTCGCGGAGGTCCGCGTCGCTCAGGCCGACGCCGCCCACCATGCCGGGGCCGGTGGCGTGGTCCGTGATGGCGACGTAGTCGTGACCGAACTCGGCGGCGCCCGCCACCATCTCGGCGACGGTCGGGTCGCCGTCGGACCACTCGGTGTGACAGTGGAGATCACCGCCAACGTCGGCCGTCGTGAGCAGGTCGGGGAGGTCGTCGTTTGCGGCCGCCCCGACCTCCCCGCGGTTCTCCCGCAGTTCCGGGGGCATCCACGCCATGCCGAGGGCCTCGTAGACGCCCTCCTCGGTCTCGCCGGCGACGCGCTCGCCGGCGCGCTGGTCCGATTCTCCGGCGTCGGCGCCGTCGTCGCCCGTCTCCAGTTCGGAGACGTCGAAGACGCCGTACTCGTTGACCTTCAGGCCGCGCTCGATGGCCCGGTTCCGGACGGCGACGTTGTGGTCCTTGCTGCCGGTGAAGTACTGGAGGGCGGCGCCGAACTCCGCGGGGACGACGACCCGGAGGTCGACCCGGAGGTCCTCGGCGCGGACGCTGGCCTTGTTGGTGCCGGCCTCGATGACGTCGTCGGCGGCCTCCCACGCCTCGAAGGCGTCGACGACCGCCTCGGGGTCGGCGCTGGCCGCCAGGACGTCCACGTCGCCGATGGTGGGGCGCCACCGCCGGATGGAGCCGGCGACGTCGGCGCGCTCGACGGCGTCGACCGACGCGAGGAACGCCAGCACGCGGTCGGCGACCGGTCTGGCCTCCCCGAGCAGGCTCCGCTTGCGCGACTCGCGGGCGAAGGGGATGTTCTCGAGGATGTTCGACTCGGTCTTGGCGCCGAACCCGCTGACCTCCCGGATGTCGCCGGCCTCGGCGGCGGCCTCCAGGTCGTCGATGTCGGTGACACCGAGCGCCTCGTACAGCGCGGCGACGGTCTTGGGACCGACGCCCTCGACGGCCGTCAGCGCGTCCATGTCGACGGGCAGTTCCTCGCGGAGGTCCTCGAGTTCGCCGATGGAGCCGGTTTCGAGGTACTCGGCGGTCTTCGCGGCGATGGCGTCGCCGACGTCCTCGATTTCCTGCAGCGCGTCCTCGCCGCCCTCCTCGTAGAGCGTCTCGACGGCGACGGTGTGGGCGCGGATGCTGTCGGCCGCCCGGCGGTAGCTGTTGGGCTTGTAGTCGACGTCGCGGGCCTCGAGGTGGTCGGCCATCTCCTCGAGGCGGGCGGCGACCTCGGCGTTGCGGCTCACGGCCCCCTCACCTGCGGGCCGTCGTCGTCGTGACCCAGCGCCTGCTTGAGGAAGTTCATCCAGCGCTTCTTGTCGGCGGCCTCCTGGCGCTCCGCCTCGGCCTCGACGGACTCGCGGCCGAGGTTCTCGAGGGCCTCCAGCGCCCGGTCGATGCCGATGATGGCGTCGGCCTCCCGTTCGCCCGCCTCGAAGGGGATCTCGCCGGCCTCGATGCGCTCCTTCCGTTCGAGCCGCTCGCGCCGGAGGTTCCGCTTCGCCTCCTCGACCCGCTCGCGCTCGCCGGGCGGCACCGTGTCGCGGCGCTTGATCTCGAAGACGAACGCCTGGAGGTCGGCCTCCGTCCCCTGGACGTCGATGCGCTCGGGGATGTCGACGCCGAGCGTCGCGCTCTCGCGGCCGATGCGCTCGAGGAGCTGTTTTCGCTCGTACTCCTGCACGCGGGTCCGTAGGGCGTCGAGCGGCAAATAAGGACCGGGGCAGGGCGGCCAACAGACGCCCCGGTGTGAAAGGCGGTGTTCAGATACGCGTGCTGAGTGACTATCTTGATTCAGCGAGAGAATCCCGCCGTTCACGGCGGGCGTGAATCGCGTAAACTCCGGTGAAATACCGCCACTTACTGCTGGTCTTGAGTCTCCAACGCTTCTAAAGGCAGCTATCAGAAACCTAAAGCTCTCACTCACCACCTGAACTCTATGATTCTAGACCTCTAAACAAAGCCCCCCGCCGGTAATCGTGACCGCGTTGACCGGTGTCTCGAACCGATCGCTGAGGTTCTCGAAGATGTCGGGGCGGGCCTGTCCCGACTCATCGCAAATGGGTACCGCGACGAGGAGAGAATGCCCGCGTTGGCGGTGCTAATCAGTGCGAGGAGCGCCGCAATAACGACAGCGATGACCCCGAGCGCGGGAATGCCGTACTGGCGGCGACTTGCATCGGAGTTTGGGTGTCGGTCAGGACTGCTTGGTCGGCGACGCCGACCATGACGGTCACGATAAATAAGTAATCCTGAGCTACCCGCTGACTATAATCTAATTGATTGTTATTAATGAATACTTTATTTATGTTATGGGTTAATTTTATTACAATACTCAGTGTTGAATCAGTTGGAGTTATGTCAGAACCCAACCAGGACATCGACGAGACGGACAGCCAACAAACTGAGGACCAGCGGTCAGATGCGGTCGCGAGAAGGATAGAGGAAAACATGGATGATGGGGGTGGTTGTACGGAGGCCTGGGCCGCAGCCCGCCGCCTCCGGGAATCGGCTCCGGAACCGATCGTCAGCAGTCGGCGTTCGTTCATCGGCGGGATCGTCGCAAGCGTGGTCTTCGGTGCTACTGCGGCCCAGGGGGCTGCGGCAGAGGAAACAACGTCTCATGCCGAGGTCAACCCCGAGCAAATGGAACTGAAAACCGAATCGGAGGGGCTCAGCGATCGGGCAACCGAGAAGCTCTTCACCAAAATCCAGGAGCAGCCCGAGGTTCCCCAAGTCATTGGAAGAATCGAGGAACGGCTCGATAAAGCACTTAGGTCCCATTCACATGATTCATTCGAACTCAATGTGGACCGTGCGACCGCCCGCCGTGTTATCTACGAGGAAGCCGAATGGAAGTTCATCCATATCCCTTACAGCACCCCGGTGCCCAGTGTCGATGCGGGACTCGTCTGGACAAATCGAGAAGGGCGGCAACCATACGGCTACGTCTCCACGCTTGAGAAACGACCAGATCATTCGGTATCTTCTCTCCTTCAGGAGTTACCGAAGAAGAACAGCATTGATTACGAGGCGGCCGATGTTCAAGCAATGGAGCACTCAGTCACCACGATCGAAGCAAACGACGGCGCTACCACCAGTAACAGCTTCTCCGAAGTGGTGCCCATCGCTCAAAATAAAGAGGCCCTGATAGAACAGGCGACTAACGAGTCCGTGGAAACCTCTAATGTCACATCCCAAAATATCTATGATTGTGCCTGCTTCCTATTTGTAATCCCAAAGTATCAATGTACGCCATGTGGTACATGGGACCTCGGGTGCTTATACCAGATTGCGGAGGAATTTGCCGCAGAAATCGCTATCTGTGGGACTTGTACGGCAACCAGAAACAAAACCCCCTGTGTCGCCTGTGCGGGTTACGCCGTGGAATATATTCTCGGCGGCGATTATGAGCACCTGTGCTGCCCGTGTGACACATATTAGATCTTCCGCTTGATCGTGACGAACCTGAATTATCCCGATTTCTGCCCCGATAATTCGGACCTGGTCACTCAATAGACGAGAGGACGAGTTCCGAGAAGAACATCGCCCAGATGAGGAAGATGAAACCAATCGCTGCGGTCTCAGGGATTCCTCGAGGGAATATAACTAGGAGGAATAAAACGGATATCACCATGACTACTAAGAAAAGGACATTGTTATCAACATATTGTTGACTTTTGGCCCAGGACTTGGCGTACTGCGATAGGACGGCCC
This genomic interval carries:
- a CDS encoding DUF5788 family protein codes for the protein MQEYERKQLLERIGRESATLGVDIPERIDVQGTEADLQAFVFEIKRRDTVPPGERERVEEAKRNLRRERLERKERIEAGEIPFEAGEREADAIIGIDRALEALENLGRESVEAEAERQEAADKKRWMNFLKQALGHDDDGPQVRGP
- the polX gene encoding DNA polymerase/3'-5' exonuclease PolX, whose translation is MSRNAEVAARLEEMADHLEARDVDYKPNSYRRAADSIRAHTVAVETLYEEGGEDALQEIEDVGDAIAAKTAEYLETGSIGELEDLREELPVDMDALTAVEGVGPKTVAALYEALGVTDIDDLEAAAEAGDIREVSGFGAKTESNILENIPFARESRKRSLLGEARPVADRVLAFLASVDAVERADVAGSIRRWRPTIGDVDVLAASADPEAVVDAFEAWEAADDVIEAGTNKASVRAEDLRVDLRVVVPAEFGAALQYFTGSKDHNVAVRNRAIERGLKVNEYGVFDVSELETGDDGADAGESDQRAGERVAGETEEGVYEALGMAWMPPELRENRGEVGAAANDDLPDLLTTADVGGDLHCHTEWSDGDPTVAEMVAGAAEFGHDYVAITDHATGPGMVGGVGLSDADLREQLEAVRAVDEETDVDVFAGVEANVGADGSVSVGDDVLAALDLVVASPHSDLDGDGTDRLLAAIEHPEVDVVGHPTGRMLNQRPGIDLDVEQVAAAAADHGVALEINANPHRLDLRSSHAKVAVEAGATISVNTDAHRPAEYEYMRYGVHTARRGWCEPGDILNCRDADGVREFLGL
- a CDS encoding type II toxin-antitoxin system RelE family toxin, whose translation is MTDVEYTEQALEHLESLENHVADRVLNKVDEATEWTEHRLERLSGYPYYKLRAGDYRAIITWDREEDVLVVEAVGHRRNVYDRHLPP
- a CDS encoding ribbon-helix-helix protein, CopG family encodes the protein MSTDTDGAGDGDRMEKIDVRVPAAVLEAIDEEYGRRGYASRSEAIRDALRDWLNPSPELSDGILDDLAESREQRERGETVSAAEARERLGLDDDAEE